AATAATTCTAAGGGGAAGGAAtctgaatcagctatgcaggaAGACCTAAATGGTCCTGGAAATGGCATATAACTAAGCTAGACCTAGGGTctaaatgttaacccaaagaagactgaatgTTGCTTATTACGAGGAATATGAAGTTGAGCCAATTCAAGGTGCCAGGTTACCCCAACATAAAAGTTCAAATGCTTGGGAGTGATCTTTGAATCTGAACTATCTGAACATCCGGAAGCGCACGGAGAAGGGACTCAGATGTTGGAATacgccgtaggctcgaaataggatTCGCCGTAGGATCCAAATGGGACCCGGATTCGAGGCGTAAGACCAACATACTCctcggtagtttggtggacggtAGTGGAGCAGAAGTGCAACATGGGCCTttataacaggttcagagaacatgttgttagAAATTTGTGGGGCGAAGCGAATCGAGTTTAGTAGGACACTGGAGACAATTTCAGATGTACGACCCATATTCAAATAGATTAGGTATAAGTCACCCACTTCAACGATGGGACCTAAAGAAATGACAAGTTGCATAGAAGATACGAGCAGATTAATCTTTCGCGAAATAATCGtggcgacaataggaaatctGGATGCGAGACACAACAGTTTCGAGTGCGAAacactgttgccagcggcacaggCTTGGTCTGCTTTTTCCCCATCTTGTACTCCATGATGCAGGGATTGGTCAAAGCTGGAAGACAGAACAGCTCTGAGCGTCTACATTGGGGACTTAAATACGGAGTTCTGTTTTCGGCCGCCTGACATAATACCGTCCTGGATGCCCAAAATCTGGGCGATTAAGGAATGCGTGAGATTGTTTCCTGCCAACCCGATGACGTCGAATATCTTAACGGACAATAAGTTGTCCATTTGAGCTATAACAAACAGGTAGGAGAtttatgccttctctgaggatgattcctcgtttaggtgccgggctAGAGCATAAACTTAGCGAATGCAGAGCCATTAAAGGCCACATATTCCGTTAAGGGCGCGTCGGCGAACGACATGGGGTTaaccggatcgtgagaagacgagcctaATACTAAGGACAAGCAAAAACAAGGTCAGTATGACTTTCGGTATCCTTACGAGGTGTTTAGGACTACAGGCGCACTTATGTGAAGTTGGTTAAGCAATTGACCGCGTGTTTATCGCAAGTGGGTAAGATGATGGGACGTTGTAACAGGACTAAGTGCCAGATGATGATACGATTCCAGACTCCTGCACTTACTTAGCACGAAGGATATAATTGTACTTTACATAGTAAATTTAATCCAAACcgccaaaaattgaggctttaggGGGACTAAAAGCCAGATTGCAGGATCGGTTTATCCGGGAAATATATCGATTTTTGAACCTGTACATTatcccatacaaaatttcaacacaatCGCGTAAAAATAAAGGCTTTAGGATCATTATCTTAAACGCTATGGCTATTGGCTATACTTTATAGCGTCCCAgatacatatttcgaggtgtaataaacagaatttttggtataaaaatcatcCTGTGGTATGCAGTGGGATGGGATCGAAAAAATCTAGAAACaaatctgccgtttgagaacgggaagattaaattttttgaaattttaaataattagaGCTGAGGTTGGCACTATCTAGGAAATGGAAATCGGGCCgcaaatgaagatttgacaaCCCGAGCAAAATTTTCGAAAGGCCAGCCACCACAGACCCAAGtcctggattttttttttttgaatatcatCTCGTTAAGATCTCAGCTCTATTCAAAATTtggttatctctatccgttctcaaactGCAGGTTTTTTACTTCTGTGGATCTTTTTCCACTGTGTGGAAACGGTAAAACAAATATAATGAAGTTGTCATTTCTAgattgacagatatatcagtgTGAACTTGTTAGGGCAGAGTAGCACTGCCTCCAGATATATGTGGAATTCGGGGAGCAGAAGTCAAAATCACTTAGAGTGTAAAAAATAAGTTATTTAAGATAGGTTGATATCTgcagcactgtttaacctctatctaTCCTCTATTCCACTCCCTCCTGCCGGCATCGATCCTTGTCGATATAGCCACTTTTTATCCAATCAAAAGAAATCTGAAGAAGAAATTACGACGGCCGCTGAATATAAGGGAAGATATCGTAGCGAGTCCCAACACATACCATCTCAGCATTTACGGGTGCTTCGCTCATGTTAAAGCAGTTTGTGACAAAGCCAGAATTAGGAACAAGTTCCCCATTAGGCAACCTTTAGATTTGGCAGCGTATGGGACGGGTCCAATTAGGACGAGGATATGGTCGCGGAAGTGGTAAACAGCAATCGAGTGAATGTCGATCTTGAAGAACAATGACGACACTAAAGAAGTAAtgttccccggcaaaccagtgtTGTTCTGACTCAACTACGTTCCTGGCAGATGCAGACGCTTCAATTCCTATTGGTCTCTTATCTGTGGAAAATGGAAGAGCTTgcacgacatgtggtttcaacaaaacggtgccacatCCCACACagaacgcgtaacaatggacttgttgagaggcgagttcggtgaacatttatttcacgttcggagccggtcaattggccgcctagatcgtgcaatttaacgTCATGTATATACAGAcaatcccgcttcaattgatgcattggaaggcAACGTTGAAGCATTCACTCAttagataccggccgaaatgttggaaagagtatgccgaattggaccatttgaggcgcagtcacggtcaacatttgcatgaaagaatcttcaaacattaaattgtttggaccgtactatcgatttaaataaagattttatgtatttttctgaattatatgtttttttttttaattttcttatagctcttaaatcaccctttagaattgTTTTATAGAACCGTAGATATTACACTTTGGAcatatttgttcgaaatttgttacggattgttttataacccatctgaaaacttcCGCCGAGATACACACAATTGATCAAAattagatatatgtagctctcAATGTGTAATTATAGAgaaggtgtaggatattatacagtCATCACagccctacttttgcctttccttacttgttttaatttagcAAATCAAGTTCGTTATTAGTTCAGtttaacttaaaatgactgtatttCCAAAATGAAGTCTCTGGCTACAGTCTTTCTATTTGATACGCCAGAAAACACAGGGAAATCTAAAAAATATATCATAAAGGAacttttggaaaatttccatagaaCAACTAAAAATGCCTATTTTTCCCTTAGTTTAAATGGCAAAGACATTTTCAATCATAATTAACTTTACGAAAAAGTTTAAGTTTtttcataataaataaaatattttaaataaaataaatttttgtatttgatAAACATACTGTGGTCTTTCTTTTAATCTCCAGATGCCAAATATTGGTACAACATGGCCCAGAAACAATTGGACAAAACCATAAAGAATGCCAAGAAAAATCATGAAGATGGCTATAGACGTAAAGCGAGAAATATTATCATATTTGTGGGCGATGGCATGGGTCTAACGACTATAACAGCGGGACGTATCTACAAGGGACAATATTTAAAACATGGATTTGGCGAGGAGGAAAAATTGACATTTGATGAATTCCCCTACACAGGTCTGGCCAAGGTAagttaacaaaacaaaacattttaatatGATATGTATCCATAACCATAGCTCATTATTTTAGACCTACAATGTGGACAAACAAGTCCCAGATTCTGCAGGTACTGCCACGGCTATGTTTTGTGGCACTAAGGCTGATTATGGTGCCATTGGCATGGATGTACACCGTTCCAAGACAGATGCCAACCAGGGACGTTTGACGTCCATTATGGATTGGGCCCAGGCCGAGGGTAAACGTACCGGTATAGTGACAACAACACGTATTACACACGCCACACCTGCAGCTACATATGCCCGTGTCTATCATCGTGATTGGGAATGTGATTCAGAAGTGCCACCCGAGGCCAAAGGTATTCACACGGATATAGCCCGCCAGTTAATAGAAAATTCTCCAGGCAAtaaatttaatgtaattttGGGAGGAGGTCTCAGCCCCTTGGGCGCTCCTAACACGAATGAAAAGAAAACACAACCATGGGAAGGTGGTACCGAAAAGGTTTGTAGCCGTACAGATGATCTAAACCTAACACAGAAATGGCTGGAAAATGGCAGGATACGAAATGAGAATCgtgtatttgttcaaaatgcaGAGGAATTGGAAGAGGTTAACTTTAAAAAGGTCAATCGTTTGCTGGGCTTATTCCGTAACAATCATATCACATATGCCATAGGCAAGGAAAAAGGAGAACCTTCGCTTAAAGAAATGACTGAGGCGGCCATCGAAGTGTTAGAGCGTGAAGATTCTAATGTAAGTATAATAAAGTTTTTCCTCTTctgatgaaaatgaaaaatgctAAATGTTGTTCTACTCATTTCAGGGTTATGTTCTCATGGTTGAAGGTGGCCGCATTGATCAGGCCCATCATCAGAACTATGCTCATGCCGCTCTGCATGAAGTCTATGAATTTGATCGTGCCATTGAAGCTGCCCTCGAGAACACAAATGCTGAAGAGACTCTTATACTAGTAACAGCGGATCATTCACATGCTGTGACCCTAAATGGTTATCCTAAAAGAGGTTCTGATATTTTAGGATTTGCCAACAAAGCCTCAGATCCTATGCCTTATGAAACCATAATGTATGCCAATGGCCCTGGTTTTTATGATCATTTGGCCAATGATACCTCGCTGGGAAATAATCCcattaatttttggaaaaacttttcaaccataaGCCAGGAACAACGTAATTCGCTCACATATCGTCATATGTCTACGGTGCCCCTTAAGGATGAAACTCATGGCGGCGAGGATGTCATTGTCTTTGCCAATGGACCTGGTTCGAGTTTGGTACGAGGAGTTTTCGAGCAACATTACTTAGCCTGGGTCATGAGCTATGCAGGTTGCATGGGTCCAGCAAaggatttcgatgaaacttgCCGTAAAGGTGCCCAAAGTTCCGCCATGCTAGCAGCAATGCCTTTAATGACGCTCATCCTGGCTGTTTGTTTAGTACagttttttaagtaaaattttgttttgtttttctgttttaagTCTTTATAATTAGAATGTTTTAATTTGttgtaaatattatttaaaaaaaattaaataattggcTGTAAATGTGTATAAAATAGTACTTGTTGAACTTAGAATTAAAAAAGACTTGAATGAAAAAAATGCTGTCTTGTCATTGCAGTATAGTTATGTTTTTTCCAAGGGGACACGCACAATGGATGGTGGTCGTCATCTAAACTTGAAATTCGACAGTTTTTTTGTATGCTTAGTTGTTGCTCATGATACTtggggtattttatcgccactccttctACGATGCAGACGATGTTTTAATAATTCTAAGGGGAAGGAAtctgaatcagctatgcaggaAGACCTAAATGGTCCTGGAAATGGCATATAACTAAGCTAGACCTAGGGTctaaatgttaacccaaagaagactgaatgTTGCTTATTACGAGGAATATGAAGTTGAGCCAATTCAAGGTGCCAGGTTACCCCAACATAAAAGTTCAAATGCTTGGGAGTGATCTTTGAATCTGAACTATCTGAACATCCGGAAGCGCACGGAGAAGGGACTCAGATGTTGGAATacgccgtaggctcgaaataggatTCGCCGTAGGATCCAAATGGGACCCGGATTCGAGGCGTAAGACCAACATACTCctcggtagtttggtggacggtAGTGGAGCAGAAGTGCAACATGGGCCTttataacaggttcagagaacatgttgttagAAATTTGTGGGGCGAAGCGAATCGAGTTTAGTAGGACACTGGAGACAATTTCAGATGTACGACCCATATTCAAATAGATTAGGTATAAGTCACCCACTTCAACGATGGGACCTAAAGAAATGACAAGTTGCATAGAAGATACGAGCAGATTAATCTTTCGCGAAATAATCGtggcgacaataggaaatctGGATGCGAGACACAACAGTTTCGAGTGCGAAacactgttgccagcggcacaggCTTGGTCTGCTTTTTCCCCATCTTGTACTCCATGATGCAGGGATTGGTCAAAGCTGGAAGACAGAACAGCTCTGAGCGTCTACATTGGGGACTTAAATACGGAGTTCTGTTTTCGGCCGCCTGACATAATACCGTCCTGGATGCCCAAAATCTGGGCGATTAAGGAATGCGTGAGATTGTTTCCTGCCAACCCGATGACGTCGAATATCTTAACGGACAATAAGTTGTCCATTTGAGCTATAACAAACAGGTAGGAGAtttatgccttctctgaggatgattcctcgtttaggtgccgggctAGAGCATAAACTTAGCGAATGCAGAGCCATTAAAGGCCACATATTCCGTTAAGGGCGCGTCGGCGAACGACATGGGGTTaaccggatcgtgagaagacgagcctaATACTAAGGACAAGCAAAAACAAGGTCAGTATGACTTTCGGTATCCTTACGAGGTGTTTAGGACTACAGGCGCACTTATGTGAAGTTGGTTAAGCAATTGACCGCGTGTTTATCGCAAGTGGGTAAGATGATGGGACGTTGTAACAGGACTAAGTGCCAGATGATGATACGATTCCAGACTCCTGCACTTACTTAGCACGAAGGATATAATTGTACTTTACATAGTAAATTTAATCCAAACcgccaaaaattgaggctttaggGGGACTAAAAGCCAGATTGCAGGATCGGTTTATCCGGGAAATATATCGATTTTTGAACCTGTACATTatcccatacaaaatttcaacacaatCGCGTAAAAATAAAGGCTTTAGGATCATTATCTTAAACGCTATGGCTATTGGCTATACTTTATAGCGTCCCAgatacatatttcgaggtgtaataaacagaatttttggtataaaaatcatcCTGTGGTATGCAGTGGGATGGGATCGAAAAAATCTAGAAACaaatctgccgtttgagaacgggaagattaaattttttgaaattttaaataattagaGCTGAGGTTGGCACTATCTAGGAAATGGAAATCGGGCCgcaaatgaagatttgacaaCCCGAGCAAAATTTTCGAAAGGCCAGCCACCACAGACCCAAGtcctggattttttttttttgaatatcatCTCGTTAAGATCTCAGCTCTATTCAAAATTtggttatctctatccgttctcaaactGCAGGTTTTTTACTTCTGTGGATCTTTTTCCACTGTGTGGAAACGGTAAAACAAATATAATGAAGTTGTCATTTCTAgattgacagatatatcagtgTGAACTTGTTAGGGCAGAGTAGCACTGCCTCCAGATATATGTGGAATTCGGGGAGCAGAAGTCAAAATCACTTAGAGTGTAAAAAATAAGTTATTTAAGATAGGTTGATATCTgcagcactgtttaacctctatctaTCCTCTATTCCACTCCCTCCTGCCGGCATCGATCCTTGTCGATATAGCCACTTTTTATCCAATCAAAAGAAATCTGAAGAAGAAATTACGACGGCCGCTGAATATAAGGGAAGATATCGTAGCGAGTCCCAACACATACCATCTCAGCATTTACGGGTGCTTCGCTCATGTTAAAGCAGTTTGTGACAAAGCCAGAATTAGGAACAAGTTCCCCATTAGGCAACCTTTAGATTTGGCAGCGTATGGGACGGGTCCAATTAGGACGAGGATATGGTCGCGGAAGTGGTAAACAGCAATCGAGTGAATGTCGATCTTGAAGAACAATGACGACACTAAAGAAGTAAtgttccccggcaaaccagtgtTGTTCTGACTCAACTACGTTCCTGGCAGATGCAGACGCTTCAATTCCTATTGGTCTCTTATCTGTGCTAACGTATAAGAGGTGTGTCCCCCTATTTATCTATCTAGACAATCACTCTACTTAGAACTGGATCACACTATACGACGCATCCCATCCGAGTTTCAGAATTCCTAGATCTGTATAGCATAGAAACACACTGTTACAAAAACGAACTACGCATCAATGGAATTTTCAGATCCCTTCAGGAGCAGAGTAAAAGTATTTGCCTACACATATgacgttattgttgttgtagacgTGTTACATTATATCTTTCGTcagcttggttctgttgaatatccagatcctgGAACGACTAAGGCGGGGTTTGTCCAGAGGCCCATTTCTGCAGGTGCGATGGGTGGCGGACAAGGACAACAtacacccggtagctattcaccgcatctgctaccgtgtctgcatgaatgttgtccaaACAGCCTGATGTAGAGGTTCcatcttgtagcgctgaacctttcGCTTAAGGCTTCTTGGTGGTGGGCACCTATTTAccagatgatgatttggatggtccttGCGTTAACAGGACAGAAGATATTGCTTCGAcaacatgtagttatgtctttacAAGGGTAGGATCTTTCTCTCCTCATGAAAGTTGTCCACGTGAGAACAGAGGAGACAGCACATCGCAGTTCGAAAAGCGGCATACTGACAGACCTGAATATTATGCCACTGCGTGGCACATAGCGGACGAAACCATATTGGAACTGCATAACTCTCTACTgaccggtcaattgctttgtacgtgatcAACaatgtttctttgtcagcaccccaagtgctgttGCCAAATGACTTGAAGACCTTGTCTCTATTTCTGATCTTATCGCAGATTGCAGTGGCATGTGCGGAGAAGAACTGTCAAATtagacaccaagtattttgggacccTTAATGGTGGGAATTGtcactccatcgaccatcacattcaGCTTGCTACCCACCTCATATGCgtatgtagtgaacagtgtgggtGAAGATTTGGTTGCAGttatcttcagatctcttgcagcgaaataataGGCAaattcgttgaggtagatgtttAACCGCAGATAATACAATGGGTGGTGGGCCTGATGCCATtaatgatcgtacaatcgtacAATCTATGCTGATTGAAGTCAcgtcaaatgtgtgcggtgatggcatgttgttgtgctgtgcaatcttcaaaatccatgctgatgcttggcaactggaaattctccaacgaggctcgggggGAGTAGTTCCTCACTGATGAGAgaagcgagatcggtctatacgactgcCCCTTTGCTAGGGTCCTTTTCAGGCTTTAGCGGTGGGATCACTctacccatcttccagacatcggcaGCTTGAGGACAGTTCTAAGGTTCTccactccaggtagatccagattcttcagcattagtgtagagattccgtcggggcccaacgtctTGGGTGATTTGGCGCCGAGGATGACTAATGTAACTTCATCCACGGCAAATTACGATAGCTGTCCATATGGAGACTCGGAGGCCAcgaatacgacgaatggctttcTTCCTAGCCTTGTCACTGTCGGGATGCTCAattaattgacggttgaacaacctggcgcatctcttcgggtcagtcacagttaagtcgccaaaagtgactgatgtCCAAACATTTCTTCTTCCGggtttcgagagtgacttaatagTAGACCACGGCTTGCCTTAACCGTTACCTAAGTTGAAATGctgcaagtgttccagccacaaattccgcttatgttcgttgactagcctgtttatttccagatacAACtggctgattctggggttatttgttgttgttgtagccacatttgcatgtgaaggtggcgatcctcgtcaagctcctgtaagggagcaagcttgttccggtccagggaaccgatcgccgcgggaaaatGGAGGCGCCAACAGCTCGCCTTGTCAGCTCGCGACTGCCGTTGgagctacttcgtatggagcatttgaCTATCCGAAACCTGTGGATGCGCTCGGTAGCTCAGCAGCTAAGCTTCTAGGGGCATGaccatgagcaccacacagatcggacctcaaagttccaacctgtgtggtgttcacagctatcccgtgccgtgcTGTGGTAAGTGTTGTCCGTGCGACGAATCCTATAACGCTCGTGTGCGAGTACTACTGCCTGCGCCgaaaaattgggccgcactggCGGTATTAGACCGGCTCTGGCTGTtgtgttaatgatgtctcggaatttcctttcGGCAACTAAGCTTCTAGGGgcatgactatgagcaccacacagatcggacctcaaagttccaacctgtgtggtgttcacagctatcccgtgccgtgcTGGGGTAAGTGTTGTCCGTGCGACGAATCCTataacgctcgtctgcgagtactacTGCCAGCGCggagaaattgggccgcactggCGGTATTAGACCGGCTCTGGCTGTTGTGTTAATGacgtctcggaatttcctctcggcaactagcatatTTGAAGGTGGCGTCAGTTCACTGAGGcgacgattggtatactctcggAAGTCGACCCACCGGCTTCCTCTGATTGATAAACGGttggcgctcagaggttatgtaGTCGGGTGGTCAGAGTATTATGGAAAGATGATCTGATCACAAAGAAATTACGGCTTGACAGGATACGTAATTTGGCAAATCAGGAGATGCAATGAAAATGTCTGGAGAGCTCCAGAACGTGGAGCTTTCAGTcagctctgccaaagctatgccccgtcATTACTTAGGGGAGACTGACATGAAATgttatgcgcattaaagtctcctagaaccaggcgATTATGGCCATACAGTAGGCCACTAATGCCGGGCCTTTAAACTTGGCCATAATCTGGGACACAACTACCAACTGACCTCCCCGTATAGAGGTCACTAGGCGCAAGCGAGATgtgtctatactgcacggaatggtgtatcaggaaggtcaatcccccacctccacttCGTACGCAATCCTTACGTAGCATACAATGTGctacaactgtgcaagctgcaggtgttggtaagctttgtctcctggatgttcttccgactcatataATTTACTATTTCGTCGATCTTACCTTGGAGATCATTACAATTCAATTGGAAAGATACAAAGATACCGGctctggcctggcaatattgaggCTGGGCTGTtactgttgcgtatattgccccACGGGAGAAGTCGGAGGAGTCACATAGTACGGCGACGAGGATGCCGAAGGCTACTACGACgtcgcttgtgacccactgctatctatgttcgcacaacaccttgcaacatattcagtgcgaccatactcccgtagtgatgtgaggccagagcaagatcggaaatgcaccTTCTCCCTGTATCGGTTACACCTCCCCGACAACGACAAAAATTAAAGCGATTCTGGTAAACCGAACAGAACAGAGTCCGGCGTTctcttcaatcccggcacgaacCAGAAACATTCGGAGaaagcactccgggatgtgcctctcccaagacgaaaaaaggacgaatgCTAAGGCGACAGCTCCTGATGAAGGAATTGAGTTGGTATGgatgggcagttaaacaagtgacgtgtCGTATGGTCACAGGAATAGGGGAATAGCCTATACTCTACATATATTGCTGCGATATCatcgttttattgaaaatattagaATGAGAATTAcacatttaaattaatttaagttattatttattaatcacTTTTCTAGTTGCAATTACATTTATCAATCTTCTTTGCTCACGTAAAGTTTAAGAGAATTGAATTACACCTCGGCAAAAGTAAACGATTTTTTCCCAACAAAGAAAAACTAAAGAATGCAACAAAAAATGTATGTGTCTGTGTGGgaggtatttttttttcatatcatCATATTTATAATAACTAAAGGATAGCGCCGTTTCCAAAACTGCAATCATTCCACATCTGCTGTTGAAGTTTCATATGCTCTTTGGGaacatttgcattttatttttacttcttcTATATTTCGCATCATCTTCCTCTTCGTCTGCTTAACTCGTTGGTTATGCAGCCTTTGCTTTTCCGGCAGTCGTTGTGGTCTTCTTAGCTGCTTCTGCTGCTTCTTCGGCATCTAATTTTTTAAT
This Stomoxys calcitrans chromosome 2, idStoCalc2.1, whole genome shotgun sequence DNA region includes the following protein-coding sequences:
- the LOC131995054 gene encoding alkaline phosphatase 4-like, encoding MAQKQLDKTIKNAKKNHEDGYRRKARNIIIFVGDGMGLTTITAGRIYKGQYLKHGFGEEEKLTFDEFPYTGLAKTYNVDKQVPDSAGTATAMFCGTKADYGAIGMDVHRSKTDANQGRLTSIMDWAQAEGKRTGIVTTTRITHATPAATYARVYHRDWECDSEVPPEAKGIHTDIARQLIENSPGNKFNVILGGGLSPLGAPNTNEKKTQPWEGGTEKVCSRTDDLNLTQKWLENGRIRNENRVFVQNAEELEEVNFKKVNRLLGLFRNNHITYAIGKEKGEPSLKEMTEAAIEVLEREDSNGYVLMVEGGRIDQAHHQNYAHAALHEVYEFDRAIEAALENTNAEETLILVTADHSHAVTLNGYPKRGSDILGFANKASDPMPYETIMYANGPGFYDHLANDTSLGNNPINFWKNFSTISQEQRNSLTYRHMSTVPLKDETHGGEDVIVFANGPGSSLVRGVFEQHYLAWVMSYAGCMGPAKDFDETCRKGAQSSAMLAAMPLMTLILAVCLVQFFK